A single region of the Oryzias latipes chromosome 19, ASM223467v1 genome encodes:
- the arl3 gene encoding ADP-ribosylation factor-like protein 3 — translation MGLLSILRKLKSTPDQEVRILLLGLDNGGKTTLLKQLASEDISHITPTQGFNIKSVQSQGFKLNVWDIGGQRKIRPYWRNYFENTDVLIYVIDSADRKRFEETGQELAELLDEEKLSGVPVLIFANKQDLLTAAPASEIAEGLNLHTIRDRMWQIQSCSALTGEGIQEGMNWVCKSVNSKKK, via the exons ATG GGATTACTGTCCATCCTTCGTAAGCTAAAAAGCACGCCAGACCAGGAGGTTAGGATACTGCTGCTGGGCCTCGACAACGGGGGGAAGACGACGCTGCTCAAACAGCTGGCATCTGAGGACATCAGTCACATCACCCCCACACAG GGATTCAACATCAAGAGCGTTCAGTCTCAGGGGTTTAAATTAAACGTTTGGGACATTGGAGGCCAAAGGAAGATCAGGCCGTATTGGAGAAACTACTTTGAAAATACTGATGTGCTG ATTTATGTCATTGACAGTGCAGACAGAAAGAGGTTTGAGGAAACGGGGCAG gagctggcTGAGCTGTTGGATGAGGAGAAGCTGAGTGGAGTTCCTGTGCTGATCTTCGCAAACAAGCAGGACCTTCTGACAGCAGCTCCAGCCTCTGAGATCGCAGAGGGGCTCAATCTGCACACCATTCGAGACCGCATGTGGCAGATCCAGTCATGCTCCGCCCTCACTGGTGAGGGGATTCAG GAAGGCATGAATTGGGTTTGCAAGAGCGTCAACTCCAAAAAGAAATAG
- the trim8 gene encoding E3 ubiquitin-protein ligase TRIM8, which translates to MPASTMMASDMAETWRNCFEEELICPICLHVFSDPIQLPCKHNFCRGCISEAWAKDSTLARCPECNHAYTQKPSLEKNHKLSNIVEKYNALSVEKATTPALQCILCRRGPPLPAVKVCLRCNAPCCQSHVQTHLQQPCSALGHLLVEAEAVKAWTCPQHDEYRLYHCEAEQTAVCQYCCFARCHPSHGHAVSDVELRRNDIRQNLLRQQERVEERVQEMEEQLCKLDSDKCVVEDRVCELKEEVRMQYQRMNQLLEEDLGRTLEALDRARARFCQENAAQVLALGEQRHEAQKLLSSIHTAFSKAEELSFMKNTKPVKILTDRCQACVGSALPPYKVGNLNSKLFLSEISKREKSLKRTLEAPLTPPSSFLQSVPAFPSGQSSSSGAEKRKHSTAFPEGTGTAGKTVASGFKDLSSSSSSSSSSLAKQPYLGSGSSSGEGQSSNPQPLAPCAPPHISESSGTGSGSGSLTNHHSGSVFSSSHFPPGGSSSSHSSQQAVLPQYGGRKILVCTMDNCFCSGVPSVSGHRSHPPYPRSGSFAWVNPQDYPPPPGLASGGPSMQGLAVRDWIDASQTHRHADFYGLYGQPSTKHYVTS; encoded by the exons ATGCCTGCCTCCACCATGATGGCCTCCGACATGGCTGAGACGTGGAGGAACTGTTTTGAGGAGGAGCTCATCTGTCCCATCTGTCTGCACGTGTTCTCGGATCCCATCCAGCTGCCCTGCAAGCACAACTTCTGCAGGGGCTGCATCAGCGAGGCCTGGGCCAAAGACTCCACGCTGGCCCGCTGCCCCGAGTGCAATCATGCTTACACACAGAAGCCCAGCCTGGAGAAAAACCACAAACTGTCCAACATTGTTGAAAAGTACAACGCCCTGAGCGTGGAAAAGGCCACCACACCAGCCCTGCAGTGCATCCTTTGCCGCCGGGGTCCCCCGCTGCCTGCGGTGAAGGTGTGCCTACGCTGCAACGCCCCATGCTGCCAATCCCATGTCcagacacacctgcagcagCCGTGCTCTGCTCTAGGGCACCTGTTGGTAGAGGCGGAGGCGGTGAAGGCCTGGACCTGCCCGCAGCACGACGAGTACAGACTCTACCACTGCGAGGCCGAGCAGACGGCGGTTTGTCAGTACTGCTGCTTCGCCCGTTGCCACCCCAGCCACGGCCACGCGGTCAGCGACGTGGAGCTGCGACGCAACGACATCAGA cAAAACCTGCTGAGGCAGCAGGAGCGTGTGGAGGAGCGCGTTCAGGAGATGGAGGAGCAGCTCTGCAAACTGGACTCGGACAAGTGTGTGGTGGAG GACCGGGTGTGTGAGCTGAAAGAGGAGGTGCGCATGCAGTACCAGCGGATGAACCAGCTCCTGGAGGAGGATCTGGGCCGCACCTTGGAGGCCCTCGATCGGGCTCGTGCTCGCTTTTGTCAGGAGAACGCGGCCCAGGTTTTGGCCCTGGGAGAACAGCGGCATGAAGCCCAGAAGCTTCTGAGCTCCATCCACACTGCTTTCAGCAAGGCAGAGGAGCTGAGCTTCATGAAGAACACCAAGCCGGTCAAAATCCTCACAGACAG GTGTCAGGCATGTGTGGGCAGCGCTCTCCCTCCTTACAAGGTGGGGAATTTAAATTCAAAACTATTCCTATCAGAGATCTCCAAAAGAGAGAAGAGCTTGAAAAGAACGCTTGAAG CTCCTCTCACTCCACCTTCCTCGTTCCTGCAGTCTGTTCCCGCGTTCCCCAGCGGTCAGAGTTCGAGCTCCGGAGCGGAGAAACGGAAACATTCCACTGCCTTCCCTGAGGGAACCGGGACTGCTGGGAAAACTGTGGCTTCTGGTTTTAAGGACTTgtcatcctcttcttcatcttcttcctcatcATTAGCCAAACAGCCCTACCTTGGCTCCGGTTCCTCCTCTGGCGAAGGCCAGTCCAGCAACCCGCAGCCCCTCGCGCCCTGCGCCCCGCCTCACATCAGCGAGAGCAGTGGCACGGGCAGCGGGAGCGGTTCGTTGACCAACCACCATTCAGGCTCCGTCTTCAGCTCCTCGCATTTTCCTCCTGGAGGCAGCAGCTCCTCGCACTCCTCCCAGCAGGCGGTCCTCCCGCAGTACGGCGGCCGCAAGATCTTGGTGTGTACCATGGATAACTGCTTCTGCTCCGGAGTTCCCTCTGTTTCAGGCCACCGTAGCCACCCCCCTTACCCACGCTCCGGTTCCTTTGCCTGGGTCAACCCCCAGgattacccccctccccctggcCTGGCCTCCGGAGGTCCTTCTATGCAGGGCCTGGCAGTGAGGGACTGGATAGACGCCTCACAGACGCACAGACATGCAGATTTCTATGGGCTGTACGGCCAGCCTTCTACAAAGCACTACGTCACCAGTTAA